Proteins encoded by one window of Primulina huaijiensis isolate GDHJ02 chromosome 1, ASM1229523v2, whole genome shotgun sequence:
- the LOC140990783 gene encoding photosystem I reaction center subunit IV, chloroplastic-like, with amino-acid sequence MASSSIASATCGFAVAPNFSSATSFAAKSGMVFLAAENDRRNSRLVVRAEDGTAEHAAAEAPKAAPVGPPRGSKVKVLRRESYWFKGVGSVVAVDQDPSTRYPVVVRFNKVNYANVSTNNYALDEVELVA; translated from the exons ATGGCAAGCTCCAGCATTGCATCCGCCACCTGTGGATTCGCGGTGGCACCGAATTTCTCCTCCGCCACCTCTTTTGCCGCTAAGAGCGGCATGGTGTTCCTGGCCGCCGAGAACGACCGCCGCAATTCAAGGCTGGTGGTGCGTGCGGAGGACGGAACGGCGGAACATGCAGCGGCTGAAGCCCCTAAAGCTGCCCCTGTTGGCCCACCCAGAGGCAGTAAG GTCAAAGTTCTAAGGAGAGAATCGTATTGGTTCAAGGGCGTTGGCTCCGTCGTTGCAGTTGACCAG GATCCCAGCACTCGTTACCCGGTGGTTGTCCGGTTCAACAAAGTGAATTACGCTAATGTATCTACTAACAACTACGCATTGGATGAAGTTGAACTTGTCGCGTAA
- the LOC140990799 gene encoding argininosuccinate synthase, chloroplastic-like: MAQLHGISSCSSSNLPFHGPKRGRLFYIVHYPRKMSSELEVGVKASEFNGHAVVKARSNFGLAYSNHAIRAVLASDKETMVSGGMDGKIMPKKLNKVVLAYSGGLDTSLIVPWLRENYGCEVVCFTADVGQGIQELEGLEQKAKASGACQLVVKDLKEEFVRDFIFPCLRAGAIYERKYLLGTSMARPVIAKAMVDVAKEVGADAVSHGCTGKGNDQVRFELTFFALNPELSVVAPWREWEIKGREDAIEYAIKHNVHVPVSKKSIYSRDRNLWHLSHEGDILEDPANEPMEDMYMMTVDPKVAPDQPEYVNIGMLEGLPVSINGKKLSPASLLSELNEIGGKHGIGRVDMVENRLVGMKSRGVYETPGGTILFAAARELESLTLDRETMQTKDFLALKYAELVYAGRWFDPLRESIDAFMKEITKSSSGSVTLKLYKGSVSITGRESPNSLYRQDISSFESGEIYDQADAAGFIWLYGLPMRVRAMLDKSL, from the exons ATGGCTCAATTACATGGAATTTCTTCGTGTTCTTCTTCTAATCTCCCATTCCATGGTCCTAAAAGAG GCCGCCTGTTCTATATTGTACATTACCCAAGAAAGATGTCTTCGGAATTAGAG GTAGGAGTAAAAGCCAGCGAGTTTAATGGTCATGCTGTTGTCAAGGCCAGATCTAACTTTGGTTTAGCATATAGCAATCATG CTATCCGAGCAGTTTTGGCTAGTGACAAAGAGACAATGGTTTCTGGTGGTATGGATGGAAAAATTATGCCTAAAAAGTTGAACAAAGTGGTCCTGGCCTATAGTGGTGGTTTAGATACCTCCCTAATTGTACCTTGGCTTAG GGAAAATTATGGCTGCGAAGTTGTTTGCTTCACTGCAGATGTTGGCCAA GGCATACAAGAATTAGAAGGTCTGGAACAAAAGGCCAAGGCTAGTGGAGCGTGTCAACTAGTGGTGAAGGATCTGAAAGAGGAATTTGTGAgagattttatttttccttgCTTGCGAGCTGGTGCTATCTATGAGAGAAAGTACTTGCTTGGGACTTCAATGGCGCGACCTGTTATTGCTAAG GCCATGGTTGATGTGGCGAAAGAAGTTGGAGCTGATGCTGTTTCTCATGGATGTACAGGAAAAGGAAATGACCAG GTCCGGTTTGAGCTAACTTTTTTTGCTCTGAATCCTGAACTAAGTGTTGTTGCTCCTTGGAGGGAATGGGAAATAAAGGGAAGAGAAGATGCAATTGAATATGCTATAAAGCATAAtgtgcatgttccagtttcaaaGAAATCCATCTACAGCAGAGATAGGAACCTGTGGCACCTCAGCCATGAG GGGGATATCTTGGAGGACCCTGCAAATGAGCCTATGGAGGACATGTACATGATGACTGTCGACCCAAAAGTGGCCCCTGATCAACCTGA GTATGTGAATATTGGTATGCTTGAGGGTCTCCCTGTTTCGATCAATGGAAAGAAATTATCTCCTGCATCTCTTCTCTCAGAGCTAAATGAAATTGGTGGGAAGCATGGGATTGGCCGTGTAGATATGGTAGAAAATCGTCTCGTGGGAATGAAGAGCCGTGGGGTGTATGAAACTCCTGGTGGAACAATTCTCTTCGCTGCTGCGAGAGAACTCGAGTCTCTGACACTTGATCGTGAAACCATGCAGACGAAGGATTTTCTTGCCCTGAAGTATGCCGAGTTAGTATATGCTGGTAGATGGTTTGATCCACTTCGCGAGTCAATTGATGCTTTCATGAAAGAAATCACAAAATCTAGCAGTGGATCAGTTACTCTCAAGCTTTATAAAGGATCTGTGAGTATAACAGGCAGGGAAAGTCCCAACAGTCTCTACAGACAAGACATCTCCTCATTTGAGAGCGGGGAAATCTACGATCAAGCTGATGCTGCAGGCTTCATATGGCTATATGGATTGCCGATGAGGGTCCGTGCTATGCTTGACAAGAGCCTCTAA